In Microcoleus sp. bin38.metabat.b11b12b14.051, a single genomic region encodes these proteins:
- a CDS encoding DUF262 domain-containing protein, translating into MSVEISQAFATSSETISDFFQRPGVGYYIPLYQRPYSWDTENIEQLIADISSGVDALIEDENNIRFLGTVILVKESNPIVNINPQDRKALPTRIDNVIDGQQRISTIALLACLLYQRLYEIRGKLPKDSNYEGLREAVNDYLATLIELFSFDLRRGSPSRKPIIIRGAVDGWTFDGDDNKYPSEVSSFLASFIRAVNNKSTFPQIPKSSLVGRNLTKMNSLLNNVEKAYDSNSNNENFPPAWEIIKGMKQVELWSYERDELVEIVNNRSNPLSVNDKRVCSLVQLFAFCHYLLQRCCFTLNEPVSEDWAFDMFQSLNATGTPLTALETFKPLVVNSINSPAGRNIDQKFKGSKSEKYFNMVEKLLAPLSSASSKNKLTNDYLTLFALTQDATKLSTHFSAQRKWLTETYNKFEDIEEREEFIQRMSNVATYWEKVRKFDPNKQVLIPGTEDAPDPYRKEAALCVLYLQSAGHKMANTILSRFYSLVIREQPQAHTDFVCASKAVAAFFTLWRAALPNAGLDEVYRKLLREKMSWKRGNSQLTVQELKKYFTDVLKDKDIGTKEEWKKKATQYLRYNEAKAVCKFALFITSHDTISDQINPGMMKIGTSGSSPSYLEPTKWVSEDFKSIEHVAPQKPKLPSSGADWDTALYENDDYEQIGNLLLLPTQINSSASNKAWIEKWIYYRHLAETDPDNLACLRKQAEENGVDLNDQTIDLLKKTQHKHHIIPIVQLGATGQWNKSFVEKRTERICDILWERIYEWLA; encoded by the coding sequence ATGAGCGTTGAGATATCACAGGCTTTTGCCACTTCAAGCGAAACTATATCAGATTTCTTTCAACGACCCGGAGTCGGATACTACATTCCTTTGTATCAACGACCTTATAGCTGGGATACAGAAAATATCGAGCAGTTAATAGCCGATATTAGTAGTGGGGTTGATGCTCTTATTGAAGATGAAAATAATATACGCTTTCTTGGTACAGTCATTCTGGTCAAAGAATCTAATCCAATTGTCAATATTAATCCACAAGATAGGAAAGCACTACCAACACGAATCGACAACGTAATCGATGGACAGCAGAGAATTTCAACAATTGCTTTGCTAGCTTGCCTCCTCTACCAAAGATTGTATGAAATAAGAGGAAAATTGCCTAAAGATAGCAATTACGAGGGTTTGAGGGAAGCAGTAAATGACTATTTAGCAACTCTTATAGAATTATTTTCATTTGATCTTAGACGTGGTTCCCCGTCTCGCAAGCCAATTATTATCCGCGGAGCTGTTGATGGGTGGACATTTGATGGAGATGACAACAAATATCCATCTGAAGTTTCATCTTTTTTGGCATCTTTTATCCGTGCTGTTAACAACAAATCAACATTTCCTCAGATCCCCAAAAGCTCTTTAGTAGGTAGAAATTTAACCAAAATGAATTCATTGTTAAATAATGTAGAAAAAGCATATGATTCTAATTCAAACAATGAAAATTTCCCGCCTGCTTGGGAAATAATAAAAGGAATGAAGCAAGTAGAACTATGGAGCTATGAGCGAGATGAATTGGTAGAAATAGTCAATAATCGTAGCAACCCGCTATCTGTAAATGACAAACGAGTATGTTCCCTAGTTCAATTGTTTGCATTTTGTCATTACCTGCTTCAACGTTGCTGTTTTACACTGAATGAGCCAGTATCAGAGGATTGGGCATTTGATATGTTTCAATCACTTAATGCAACAGGAACTCCTTTAACTGCACTAGAGACATTCAAGCCATTGGTCGTTAATAGTATTAATTCACCAGCAGGTAGAAACATTGATCAAAAATTTAAAGGTTCAAAATCGGAAAAGTATTTCAATATGGTAGAAAAGTTGCTGGCTCCTTTATCAAGTGCATCTAGTAAGAATAAGCTGACAAACGATTATCTTACACTATTTGCATTAACACAAGATGCCACAAAGCTATCGACACATTTCAGCGCACAAAGAAAGTGGTTAACTGAAACTTATAACAAATTTGAAGATATCGAAGAGCGAGAAGAATTCATCCAGAGGATGAGTAATGTAGCAACTTATTGGGAGAAAGTTCGCAAGTTTGATCCCAACAAACAGGTTCTTATACCTGGGACAGAAGACGCACCCGATCCATATAGAAAGGAGGCTGCGCTCTGTGTCTTGTACCTTCAAAGTGCCGGGCACAAAATGGCAAACACGATCCTGAGTCGTTTCTACTCTCTTGTTATACGCGAGCAACCACAAGCACACACTGATTTTGTTTGTGCTTCCAAGGCAGTAGCAGCATTCTTCACACTTTGGCGAGCTGCTTTACCGAATGCAGGTCTTGACGAAGTATATAGGAAGTTACTTCGCGAAAAAATGTCATGGAAACGAGGAAACTCTCAACTAACTGTTCAAGAACTCAAGAAATATTTCACGGATGTACTCAAAGATAAAGACATAGGAACGAAAGAAGAATGGAAGAAGAAGGCAACACAGTATCTGAGATATAATGAGGCGAAAGCTGTTTGCAAGTTTGCTCTATTCATCACATCACACGACACTATTTCAGATCAAATAAATCCAGGTATGATGAAAATTGGCACATCAGGGTCGTCTCCATCATATTTGGAACCAACGAAATGGGTTTCTGAAGATTTTAAGAGCATTGAACACGTAGCACCTCAAAAACCGAAACTCCCATCATCAGGCGCTGATTGGGACACAGCTCTGTATGAGAATGATGATTACGAGCAAATCGGAAACCTGCTCCTTCTCCCTACACAAATTAATAGTTCTGCGAGTAACAAAGCGTGGATTGAAAAATGGATTTATTATCGGCATTTAGCAGAAACAGATCCTGATAATTTGGCTTGCTTAAGAAAGCAAGCAGAGGAGAACGGGGTTGATTTGAATGACCAAACAATTGATTTATTGAAAAAAACGCAACACAAGCATCACATCATACCTATCGTACAACTCGGAGCGACAGGGCAGTGGAATAAATCTTTTGTAGAAAAAAGAACTGAGCGTATATGCGACATCCTCTGGGAGCGCATCTATGAGTGGCTAGCTTAA
- a CDS encoding phosphoadenosine phosphosulfate reductase family protein, producing MTTKQVRHILGLSGGKDSTALAVLLHKEIPQMEYFFCDTHKELPETYEYLERIKVRLGIEIHYLEAERGFDHWMEVYGGVLPSPKMRWCTNFMKIRPLEKFVGDDEAITYIGIRADENREGYISTKLNIQPVFPFKERKMLKGDIIRLLEDSGIGLPDYYRWRSRSGCFFCFFQRKYEWIMLAEEHPNLFDEAVKYEQEHKDGRTYTWTEGETLLELLERKNAIIEQHQKAMAREKKSYPTRSLGEALESVLDEEDDVSPCLACHL from the coding sequence ATGACGACAAAACAAGTCAGGCACATTCTCGGTTTATCGGGAGGCAAGGATAGCACTGCTTTGGCAGTGCTGCTCCATAAGGAGATTCCGCAGATGGAATATTTTTTCTGCGACACTCACAAAGAACTGCCAGAGACATATGAGTACCTGGAGCGAATCAAGGTTCGCTTAGGCATAGAGATTCATTATCTCGAAGCGGAACGGGGATTCGATCACTGGATGGAGGTTTATGGTGGTGTGCTTCCGTCACCTAAAATGCGTTGGTGTACTAATTTCATGAAGATCCGACCGTTGGAAAAATTTGTTGGGGATGATGAAGCTATTACCTACATTGGTATTCGAGCTGATGAAAATCGTGAGGGATACATTTCTACCAAGCTTAATATCCAACCTGTATTTCCGTTCAAAGAAAGAAAAATGCTTAAAGGAGACATTATCCGTTTGCTCGAAGATAGCGGAATCGGACTACCGGACTACTATCGCTGGCGCAGTCGGTCTGGTTGTTTCTTCTGTTTTTTTCAGCGCAAATATGAATGGATTATGCTTGCGGAAGAGCATCCAAATCTATTTGATGAGGCTGTTAAGTACGAGCAAGAACATAAAGATGGAAGAACTTACACGTGGACAGAAGGTGAAACACTCTTAGAACTCCTTGAACGTAAGAATGCAATTATCGAGCAACATCAAAAAGCAATGGCTAGAGAAAAAAAAAGCTATCCAACGCGATCGCTAGGTGAAGCATTGGAGTCTGTTTTGGATGAAGAGGATGATGTTTCTCCTTGCTTGGCTTGTCATTTGTAA
- a CDS encoding cysteine desulfurase family protein, producing the protein MSVVQRESHPIYFDYHSTTPVDRRVADRIHRCMIEELGNASSTDHEWGDRALSAVKEAAKQVADLVGSSPREILWTSGATESINLAIQGSLSPNPRQPHRIALLPIEHKAILDTCQILEKRGWAKLIYLQVDSRGRVNLNHLEQVCAQGLSLICVMAANNEIGNIYPIGAIGQIAQRYSIPFLCDASQAVGKIPINFEEWGITYLAISAHKFYGPKGCGVLVVRKKHHLEPIIFGGNHQKGMRSGTLNVPGIVGLGEACRLRQLEMKEDENAIATKRDKLQNLLIEKIPGLIINGDTNSRLAGNLHISIPGIPNSAVIARIRTQLAISTGAACSSGVEAPSHVLRALGLPESAIEGALRIGIGKFTTDAEIDLSAEILSTVISQIRQIMCLQV; encoded by the coding sequence ATGTCTGTTGTTCAGAGGGAATCTCATCCCATATATTTCGACTACCACTCGACAACTCCAGTCGATCGCCGAGTTGCCGATCGCATCCACCGCTGCATGATTGAAGAATTGGGCAACGCCAGCAGCACGGATCATGAGTGGGGCGATCGCGCCTTATCAGCCGTCAAAGAGGCCGCTAAACAAGTGGCCGATTTAGTTGGATCTTCACCCAGAGAAATCCTTTGGACATCGGGTGCAACCGAAAGCATTAACTTAGCAATTCAAGGCAGTCTGTCTCCCAATCCCCGACAACCTCACCGGATTGCACTGCTGCCGATCGAACACAAAGCCATTCTCGACACCTGCCAAATCCTAGAAAAACGCGGTTGGGCAAAACTAATTTACCTCCAAGTAGATTCTAGAGGAAGAGTCAATCTCAACCATCTAGAACAAGTTTGCGCCCAGGGACTATCCTTGATTTGCGTAATGGCAGCCAACAACGAGATTGGGAATATTTATCCAATAGGGGCGATCGGCCAGATTGCTCAACGTTACAGCATTCCCTTTCTGTGTGATGCATCTCAAGCTGTAGGAAAAATCCCAATAAACTTTGAAGAGTGGGGAATCACTTACCTAGCAATTTCCGCACACAAATTCTACGGCCCTAAAGGTTGCGGTGTGTTAGTTGTCAGGAAAAAACATCATCTAGAGCCAATTATTTTCGGCGGCAACCATCAGAAAGGCATGAGATCTGGAACTCTCAACGTTCCCGGTATAGTTGGCTTGGGGGAAGCCTGCCGCCTGCGGCAATTGGAAATGAAAGAAGATGAAAATGCGATCGCCACCAAGCGAGACAAACTCCAAAATCTGCTAATTGAAAAAATTCCCGGCTTAATCATCAACGGAGACACTAACTCCCGACTTGCAGGAAATCTCCACATCTCAATCCCCGGTATTCCTAACAGCGCAGTAATTGCCAGAATCCGCACTCAACTAGCCATATCTACTGGTGCTGCTTGCTCGTCGGGTGTAGAGGCACCTTCCCACGTACTTCGAGCGTTAGGATTGCCTGAAAGCGCGATCGAAGGGGCTTTACGCATTGGAATTGGCAAATTTACCACCGATGCAGAGATCGATCTATCGGCAGAAATTCTCTCAACTGTCATTAGCCAAATTCGCCAAATTATGTGTCTTCAGGTTTAA
- a CDS encoding serine/threonine-protein kinase: MSYCLNPKCPNPSDPANSGKSACIHCGSELLLQGRYRLVAPLGGGGFGRTFEVDDNGARRVLKVLLKEHPKAVELFKQEADVLVRLRHPGIPKVDRDGYFIFTPAHSTESFHCLVMEKIAGANLQDWLKHRGRPISQEQALNWLKQLSEILDLVHRLNYFHRDIKPHNIMCKPNGQLVLIDFGTAREVSATYFAKVGQGQNVTGIVSPGYTPPEQTNGKAVPQSDFFALGRTFVYLLTGKPPTAFPENPRTGRLMWRKGAPQVSDPLANVIDYLMAPFPGNRPQSPQMVLQCLEEINLDGGETQLPTQLPPTTGQTKIRGGTSGGAGATKQSSMNRLRPLDSAGLNKPGKQVFDWKNKLLAGAAALLVGIGASQIYGSMRYGVFPANPVWLLSSLPSSQFLERSLDNVGSVNAIALSPDGQTLVSASFGTIRIWNLRTGRVVRTLNPVHSKKSVNTLAVSPDSSILASGGGDNNVILWDLKTGRRVRTIPAHKAPVNAIAFSSDGQTLASGSDDKTVRLWNVRTGSRLLTLIGHTGAVNTIALSRDGETLASGSEDKSVRLWNLDTAEVRRIITGHGGAVNAVAFSPNGQVVASASSDNTIRLSNVQDGRRTRTFKGHSSWVRTIAFSPDSRTLISGGGDIIVWDLKTGKERSTLSGHGQFVNSVAIARDNKTLVSGSPDRTIKIWRMP; this comes from the coding sequence GTGAGTTATTGCCTCAATCCCAAATGCCCGAATCCCTCCGATCCAGCCAACTCTGGCAAATCCGCGTGTATCCACTGCGGGTCTGAACTTTTGTTGCAAGGTCGATATCGGCTAGTCGCGCCTCTCGGCGGCGGCGGCTTTGGCAGAACATTTGAAGTGGACGACAACGGCGCCCGAAGAGTGCTCAAAGTCCTCCTCAAAGAACATCCCAAAGCTGTAGAACTGTTTAAGCAAGAAGCCGACGTATTGGTCAGGCTCAGACATCCAGGTATTCCAAAAGTCGATCGCGACGGTTATTTTATATTTACGCCAGCTCACAGCACAGAGTCTTTTCACTGTCTGGTGATGGAGAAAATTGCTGGGGCGAATTTGCAAGACTGGCTGAAACATCGGGGCCGCCCGATCAGTCAAGAACAAGCTCTGAACTGGCTCAAGCAACTGTCGGAAATTTTAGACCTAGTTCACCGACTCAACTATTTTCATCGGGATATCAAGCCGCACAATATTATGTGCAAGCCGAACGGGCAGTTAGTGCTGATTGACTTCGGGACTGCTCGGGAAGTGTCGGCAACTTATTTCGCTAAGGTAGGCCAGGGGCAAAATGTCACTGGCATAGTTTCCCCTGGCTACACGCCGCCCGAACAAACTAATGGCAAGGCTGTTCCGCAGTCTGATTTTTTTGCTCTGGGGCGCACTTTTGTTTATTTGCTGACAGGGAAACCGCCGACGGCGTTTCCCGAAAACCCGCGCACGGGTAGATTAATGTGGCGCAAAGGAGCTCCTCAGGTTTCCGACCCCTTGGCTAATGTGATCGATTATCTGATGGCGCCTTTTCCAGGAAATCGACCTCAAAGTCCGCAGATGGTTTTGCAGTGCTTGGAGGAAATTAATCTCGACGGCGGGGAAACTCAGTTGCCGACTCAGTTGCCACCCACGACGGGGCAAACTAAAATTCGCGGCGGAACTTCAGGGGGGGCTGGGGCGACGAAGCAGAGTTCGATGAACCGGCTCAGACCTCTGGATTCTGCTGGCTTGAACAAGCCCGGGAAACAGGTTTTTGATTGGAAAAATAAGCTGCTGGCGGGTGCTGCTGCTTTGTTGGTGGGTATTGGCGCGTCTCAAATTTACGGCTCGATGCGTTACGGAGTGTTTCCAGCAAACCCGGTGTGGCTGCTTTCTAGTTTGCCTAGCAGTCAGTTTTTGGAAAGAAGTTTGGATAATGTCGGCAGCGTCAATGCGATCGCCCTGTCGCCGGACGGTCAAACCTTGGTGAGCGCAAGCTTTGGGACGATTAGAATTTGGAATCTCAGGACGGGACGGGTGGTGCGGACTCTCAATCCGGTGCATTCTAAAAAATCGGTCAACACACTGGCGGTAAGCCCGGACAGCTCGATTTTGGCCAGCGGCGGCGGCGACAATAATGTGATTTTGTGGGATCTGAAGACGGGGCGGCGGGTGCGGACAATTCCCGCCCACAAAGCGCCCGTCAACGCGATCGCTTTTAGCAGCGACGGTCAAACTCTCGCTAGCGGCAGCGATGACAAAACTGTTCGCCTGTGGAATGTCAGAACCGGCAGCAGGTTGCTGACTTTGATCGGGCACACCGGAGCAGTAAATACGATCGCCCTGAGTCGAGACGGTGAAACTCTCGCTAGCGGCAGCGAGGACAAGAGTGTGCGTTTGTGGAATCTCGACACCGCAGAAGTCAGAAGAATTATCACCGGTCACGGGGGTGCGGTTAATGCTGTGGCTTTTAGCCCGAACGGGCAAGTTGTGGCTAGTGCTAGCAGCGACAATACGATCCGTTTGTCGAACGTGCAGGACGGGAGGCGCACTCGCACTTTTAAAGGGCATTCGAGCTGGGTGAGGACGATCGCTTTTAGCCCCGACAGCCGCACTTTGATCAGCGGGGGCGGAGATATTATAGTTTGGGATTTGAAGACGGGAAAAGAAAGAAGCACTCTTTCTGGTCATGGCCAGTTTGTGAATTCTGTGGCTATTGCCAGAGATAACAAGACTTTGGTCAGCGGCAGTCCCGATCGCACAATTAAGATTTGGCGAATGCCATAG
- a CDS encoding DUF4007 family protein, whose product MPKQLNIIENTISQVTSVNLTFARHETFHPRFGWLKKGFDLARRDSEIFLRDDAPVRLGVGKNMVRSIRYWCSAFKILENDTPSDFGNKLLADGGWDEFLEDPASLWLLHWNLLKPTCEAAAWYFTFHVFRQAEFSAEDLHEALCKYRDSLGSRIVDASLQKDISCIMRMYVEQGSKTGASEDSIDCPFTELGIIQTLGNSKRYAFQIGLKANLPAEIIVAACLEFAASKGNHKTISISSLTFDAGSPGLAFKLNESAICGAIEQVERSLDNIKLSDSAGLIQFSFTRDANDLAQDILDKYFSSRRSGKK is encoded by the coding sequence ATGCCGAAACAACTCAATATCATAGAAAATACTATTAGTCAAGTAACTTCTGTAAATCTCACCTTCGCCCGCCACGAGACATTTCACCCTCGGTTTGGCTGGCTTAAAAAGGGCTTTGATTTGGCCCGACGAGATTCAGAAATTTTTTTGCGGGATGATGCACCTGTACGTTTGGGCGTTGGCAAGAATATGGTTCGCTCAATTCGTTACTGGTGTTCTGCTTTCAAAATACTGGAAAATGATACTCCCTCCGATTTTGGCAACAAGCTTTTGGCCGATGGCGGATGGGATGAGTTTCTAGAAGATCCAGCCTCTCTGTGGCTGCTGCATTGGAACTTACTCAAACCAACTTGTGAAGCGGCGGCTTGGTATTTTACGTTTCATGTTTTTCGTCAGGCTGAATTTTCAGCAGAAGATTTACATGAGGCACTTTGCAAATATAGGGATAGTCTGGGAAGTCGCATTGTCGATGCTTCGCTGCAAAAAGATATTAGCTGCATTATGCGAATGTATGTCGAACAAGGTTCTAAAACAGGTGCCAGCGAGGATTCCATAGACTGTCCTTTTACAGAGTTAGGAATTATTCAGACACTAGGAAACTCAAAGCGCTATGCGTTTCAAATCGGTTTAAAAGCTAACCTACCTGCTGAAATAATAGTTGCCGCTTGTTTGGAATTTGCTGCGTCTAAGGGAAACCACAAAACGATATCTATCTCCAGTCTCACGTTCGATGCCGGCAGTCCGGGTTTAGCGTTTAAGCTGAATGAAAGCGCTATTTGTGGCGCGATCGAACAAGTAGAGCGATCTTTAGACAATATCAAACTATCGGACTCGGCTGGATTAATTCAATTTTCCTTTACAAGGGATGCAAACGATCTGGCGCAGGATATCCTAGACAAGTATTTCAGTAGCAGACGCAGTGGGAAAAAGTAA
- the nuoB gene encoding NADH-quinone oxidoreductase subunit NuoB: protein MNSPEITLEDLSIANPAAYPEVTQQLSENVIFTTVDDLCNWAKMSSLYPLMFGTACCFIEFSAMLASRFDLDRFGVFPRMSPRQADLMITAGTITMKYAPVLVRLYEQMPEPKYVIAMGACTITGGMFSADSPTAVRGVDKLIPVDVYLPGCPPRPEAIMDAIVKLRKKIANDSLQERQKTEPTHRYYTRPHRMNVVPLIHDGKYLETSPRQVPPPELVASGLPALREFESIRAIEARS, encoded by the coding sequence ATGAATTCACCTGAAATTACTTTAGAAGATTTATCGATCGCCAATCCGGCTGCTTATCCCGAAGTCACGCAACAGCTATCGGAAAACGTGATTTTTACAACAGTAGATGACCTCTGCAACTGGGCAAAAATGTCTAGTTTGTATCCGCTGATGTTTGGCACTGCTTGCTGCTTCATTGAGTTTAGCGCCATGCTCGCTTCCCGCTTCGACTTGGATCGATTCGGTGTATTTCCCCGAATGTCTCCCCGACAAGCAGATTTGATGATTACCGCAGGCACAATTACGATGAAGTACGCTCCTGTTTTGGTGCGGCTTTACGAACAAATGCCGGAGCCCAAATACGTGATTGCAATGGGCGCTTGCACGATTACGGGCGGAATGTTTAGTGCCGATTCTCCTACGGCGGTGCGGGGCGTGGACAAATTAATCCCGGTGGATGTTTATTTACCTGGATGTCCGCCCAGGCCTGAAGCAATCATGGATGCGATCGTCAAACTACGCAAGAAAATTGCCAACGACAGCTTGCAAGAACGGCAAAAGACAGAACCAACGCACCGTTATTACACCCGTCCTCACCGGATGAACGTTGTACCTCTGATTCACGATGGAAAATACCTGGAAACTTCACCACGTCAGGTTCCGCCGCCTGAACTTGTCGCCTCGGGATTGCCTGCTTTACGGGAGTTTGAATCAATTCGGGCGATCGAAGCTCGATCGTGA
- the cax gene encoding calcium/proton exchanger, translating to MLNTTNIISSLLLFIPVSIAGHFLGWESSTIFITSALAIVPLAAWMGTATEEIAVVLGANLGGLLNATFGNATELIIGIVALNAGLIDVVKASITGSIISNLLLVMGFAMLLGGLRYKEQEFQPTVARLNASAMNLAVIAILVPTAVDVTSMGIAEDTMQYLSSAVAVVLIIVYILTLLFSMKTHSYLYDVGVAEVEMLEELADSNLAPESPDHKVNLPLWIGVLLACTVMVAIESELLVGTLEEATARLGLTSLFTGVILVPIIGNAAEHTTAVTVAMKNKMDLSVSVAMGSSLQIALFVAPVLVLVGFIVGKPMDLNFNPFELVAVTVSVLIANSISSDGKSNWLEGTLLLAAYAVLALAFFFHPVIEGLA from the coding sequence ATGCTAAACACAACCAACATAATTTCCAGCCTGCTGTTATTTATCCCAGTTTCGATCGCCGGACACTTTCTCGGCTGGGAATCCTCCACCATCTTCATCACCTCCGCCCTAGCCATCGTCCCCCTAGCAGCTTGGATGGGTACGGCCACCGAAGAAATCGCCGTCGTCCTCGGCGCCAACTTGGGGGGTTTGCTGAATGCTACCTTCGGAAACGCCACGGAATTAATTATCGGTATCGTCGCCCTCAACGCCGGATTAATAGATGTTGTCAAGGCCAGCATCACCGGTTCAATTATCAGCAACTTACTGCTGGTGATGGGATTTGCGATGCTGCTGGGCGGGTTGCGCTACAAAGAACAAGAATTTCAGCCGACAGTCGCCCGGTTGAATGCTTCAGCGATGAACTTAGCTGTGATTGCCATTTTGGTGCCGACGGCTGTTGATGTCACCTCTATGGGCATTGCTGAGGACACTATGCAGTATCTCTCTAGCGCTGTTGCTGTAGTCCTAATTATCGTCTACATCCTGACGCTGCTGTTTTCGATGAAAACCCACAGTTATCTGTACGATGTAGGGGTGGCAGAAGTCGAAATGCTCGAAGAATTAGCCGACAGTAACTTAGCACCAGAGAGTCCCGACCACAAGGTAAATCTGCCGTTGTGGATTGGGGTACTGTTAGCCTGTACTGTCATGGTGGCGATCGAGTCAGAACTCCTGGTTGGTACTCTAGAAGAAGCGACGGCGCGTTTGGGGCTGACATCACTGTTTACCGGGGTGATTTTAGTGCCGATTATTGGCAATGCAGCCGAACACACAACGGCGGTGACGGTGGCGATGAAAAATAAAATGGATTTGTCGGTTTCTGTGGCTATGGGTTCGAGTTTGCAAATAGCTTTGTTTGTTGCCCCGGTGTTGGTTTTGGTGGGTTTTATAGTGGGCAAACCGATGGACTTGAACTTCAACCCGTTTGAACTGGTAGCGGTTACGGTGTCGGTGCTGATCGCGAATTCTATCAGTTCTGACGGCAAGTCTAACTGGCTTGAAGGTACTTTGCTGTTGGCAGCTTATGCAGTTTTGGCCCTGGCGTTTTTCTTCCATCCCGTAATCGAGGGACTTGCTTAA
- a CDS encoding transaldolase family protein, translating into MAIYVDTAILAEATRASKFGWIAGITTNPTLLAKSELSPQETLKQLAQVIPGELYYQLTASDFDGMVAEGKAAFEAIGQQTVLKVPATAAGFQAVAHLSGEIPCAVTAIYSAAQAVVAAEAGAKYAIAYVNRATRLLGDGFALVRDMANVLQSTNTEILAASIKSPEEAVKTLLAGAHHLTLPLDVLQAMAVHELSQQTVDEFAKNGRGILG; encoded by the coding sequence ATGGCGATTTATGTCGATACTGCAATTTTAGCCGAAGCCACACGGGCGAGCAAGTTCGGGTGGATAGCGGGAATTACTACTAATCCGACACTTTTGGCAAAAAGCGAACTATCTCCTCAGGAGACGCTCAAACAACTGGCACAAGTGATTCCTGGGGAACTTTACTATCAGCTAACAGCATCCGATTTTGATGGCATGGTAGCAGAAGGAAAAGCCGCTTTTGAGGCGATCGGGCAACAAACAGTTTTGAAAGTTCCAGCAACAGCCGCAGGCTTCCAAGCAGTAGCCCATTTGTCGGGGGAAATTCCCTGTGCGGTGACAGCTATTTACAGCGCCGCCCAGGCCGTCGTTGCCGCAGAAGCAGGGGCCAAATATGCGATCGCCTACGTGAATCGCGCCACCCGACTCCTCGGAGACGGTTTTGCCTTAGTGCGAGATATGGCAAACGTTTTGCAGAGCACAAATACAGAGATTTTGGCAGCGAGTATTAAATCCCCAGAAGAAGCGGTAAAGACTTTATTAGCCGGCGCCCATCATTTGACATTGCCTTTGGATGTGTTGCAAGCAATGGCTGTTCACGAATTGTCGCAGCAAACTGTAGATGAATTTGCCAAAAACGGGCGGGGAATTTTGGGATAA